The Oreochromis niloticus isolate F11D_XX linkage group LG15, O_niloticus_UMD_NMBU, whole genome shotgun sequence genome includes a region encoding these proteins:
- the LOC102080271 gene encoding beta/gamma crystallin domain-containing protein 1 isoform X2, protein MSESPEDQPSTGVLGRIGSWLSPWRGKAPKTPTENAPSTGDHTLKSEGEVESEETVRPWVGEQQREEENPHLQGFFGGIFPCEEEDATQSAHRDGPVVCSAETGVGGPKKEELWECSRQTTGQDREESNKRTSASGNPERNDSHLTHLYSSTKQGVAWYSDQAHTQPQGQRKAQAQTGKKLHVYLEETSVIQCGENSCAGQEVVRTRLTKSLQVLPKAKSSPSFNLANSSSAENKETHARPAPGAQDYYSALVGVPLKSHKDSQLEPEPDQEQIEEDIMGRKNSARRRRKNSQGDGGKAPAETIPPNAQPASEGFPKSDNLESSLKSKSEAPEDSSSSKQNPTSQASPEGGERKTSCPATVKQLDNLQDLNCVVDEGADMEGDDDFYRVERKTETPESKRRSIKVSQSEVKLFTKHVRLNPKKSPAEDNKDWNAALKNTKGDEKDTPETENDGRVHTPKKADEERKPTTGRIADKISLFEKQQQQPTGGHNQTFRIPRSADVSPNRKPTERLKVDFLASDQRSRSAERYSAEQPPVMEKPMTIKERVRKFTEASASEDKSAQPQTPAVKGMSHKSTSSVADVTSKSPELDSQGKLDTKELIQTKAVSKIALKPEGRDTTPLGEQTSIPAVQQTDQKTKETVVSEATVQGTKPNSNETDPPAEELGNSTEVTNNISPPPKGPSRTGSRSKRRKNKEPTSPISPSIQNKPECSASKSKVTTTKPDKSDETNETASAPKQLSEKEPSRVQRRKSDEQPLSDSQQKEFKKEVEVSDKQEKQLDASFKKANIHQSVNTPAGLPQPSVSKDEPDTAACSSTTKVPANKDSIDLPQKEEEAERQSLTFKMERKKASVEVTEPLVSPQSPLVEPTIEKPSAVEQESPVKLPKLDKEFSVQLESKDKEKGKKPSKKETQQPQNKDTELITHTEPADVVRLEKVVSEKTNQTEEKVEEKPQQRLPLDESTAKAKVSHSVQAITGKEESVARDDERKNPERKEETQLVKDMIRPETKEPEPASQSEKSSGSSDLPAQTQHLNQSVTTPSEKAAVCTITQANEAVSGAKSDKELGKVETLINGPSELQTHSAESPRTEGEPVVIAQPNSASVEKAENSQDDSCTHGANDSEFSSTNPITKAATASEEVKAKVSNDTPLSLTDMTHRQNKESYVEEPSPISVCKSANKERGGQEDGEKSSTVKSVASEVSTSGDITNLASSHTLSDESKNIENGSDITSLRDAENITQSRPDSTAASSTVNVTENSAVVALHLPVNELSSHINRDISTHSEVKPVKKEPVDNNLRQSSKAPTSPESNRLIPGSIQHSSMKKLQLPRGLGKDDSSKQQDAPSSWLDVDFPKWKLKVQEQKLTSSGSESNLLDTPGELDDDDFVERIKKLCAPFSLPPRKHNHLRPPQPPFAMPAIKEDRFEKTFDPEEFTFGLRKKPEFNINTSLSLLSKNPNTDTKSVLKPARVSFADKSMLLNSLDTHSRLRDKTPVKEEEDVKEQKDDQIKVKSRLEGSCVLSSLTSLYRGKRNGFQAETEGTGSGNASPTEASELSPPPSSQPPPPSPSATASIKDTLAKQSEEETRAAEAVVSDSGPPLPSFNDIKLPDYLEKYLPRDQVKPMQSIQGQDQVKPELIKKMATPVAGDEADSVAKPGPVLPDTAAPCFPVVPPTKQPTLPELKQPPAQPQGVLRSNIRTVKGFHKRPGKMVLFEKPQFSGQAYEIYRDIPDATSLQLSPFISVKVVRGCWMLYEKPDFQGRTIALEEGSTELANDWAEPQVGTEPHNSPPMVIGSIRLAVRDYSIPRIDLFTEPEGHGRVTPYHDDTIETGSFGIPLSTASIQVHSGVWLLFSDPGFEGMVSVLETGTYPFPETWGFPSPFVGSLRPLKMGGFKVENPSEVKAVLYEKPGFEGSCMEVDGEIFSFCESEGDVPADLDTMKLKSVGSLKIIGGFWVGYSESGFEGQQHILEEGEYLECSDWGGSELLSLRPILSDFMSPHLKMFSDRDFGKLGMNIDLTVPVINVDETGYGMKTQSIDVVGGVWVVFEEPGFCGEPYVLEKGLYGSPEDWGALQHRVGSTMPVMLDDFENTSKFKVQLFSDPGFKGSVLTLEDSVASLQDGFSVASCKVLAGSWIAFEGQDFTCRMYVLEVGNYPDLRSMGCVSASSSILSLQTVGFEFSLPSITLFERCGLRGKRVVLTDGSVNLQLAGGCGRVQSVLVEGGLWVLYEGINYRGAQILLNPGEVLDWRKHSNWQKIGSLRPLIQKQVHFRLRNRQTGLMMSVTGDLDDVKLLRIQETEETDGLEQIWFYQNGHLHCKLLEECCLSPSGSVTIAGSRVGLTPDPDDQIHLWSITPEGFIRYVLNSDLVLEVKGGHLYDKNQVILNTPDASKLHQRWDVEII, encoded by the exons TCTGAGAGCCCCGAAGACCAGCCAAGTACTGGAGTCTTGGGTCGTATTGGCAGTTGGCTCTCTCCGTGGAGGGGAAAGGCTCCGAAGACTCCAACTGAAAATGCCCCCTCGACTGGCGATCACACTCTTAAGTCAGAGGGAGAAGTGGAAAGTGAGGAGACTGTGAGACCCTGGGTTGGAGAACAGCAGCGAGAGGAGGAGAATCCCCATCTTCAGGGTTTCTTTGGAGGCATTTTCCCTTGTGAAGAGGAGGACGCCACGCAGTCTGCCCACAGAGACGGCCCTGTTGTGTGCAGCGCTGAGACGGGAGTAGGAGGTCCAAAAAAGGAGGAGCTTTGGGAGTGCAGTAGGCAGACAACAGGACAGGACAGGGAGGAGAGCAACAAACGTACTTCAGCAAGTGGGAATCCTGAAAGGAATGACAGCCATCTGACACATCTCTATTCATCTACTAAACAGGGAGTGGCATGGTACTCTGACCAGGCCCACACCCAGCCTCAGGGCCAGAGAAAAGCACAGGCCCAGACAGGCAAGAAGCTACATGTGTACCTGGAGGAAACGAGTGTGATTCAGTGTGGCGAGAACAGTTGTGCTGGGCAGGAAGTTGTCCGCACCAGACTCACAAAAAGCCTTCAAGTCCTCCCTAAGGCAAAGTCATCGCCAAGTTTTAATTTAGCAAATAGCTCAAGTGCAGAGAACAAAGAGACACATGCGAGGCCTGCTCCTGGGGCACAGGATTATTACAGCGCACTAGTAGGAGTGCCACTAAAATCCCACAAAGACTCACAGTTAGAGCCTGAACCAGATCAAGAACAAATAGAAGAAGACATCATGGGGCGTAAAAACTCAgccagaagaagaaggaaaaactctcagGGCGATGGAGGGAAAGCTCCTGCGGAAACAATCCCTCCAAATGCACAACCTGCCTCAGAGGGATTCCCTAAGTCAGATAACTTAGAGAGTAGTCTAAAGAGCAAAAGTGAGGCACCTGaagactcctcctcctccaagcAAAACCCCACCTCACAGGCCTCACCTGAAGGAGGGGAAAGAAAGACTTCCTGTCCCGCCACGGTCAAGCAGTTGGACAACCTCCAAGATTTGAACTGTGTGGTGGATGAAGGTGCAGACATGGAGGGCGATGACGATTTTTATAGAGTAGAAAGGAAGACAGAGACACCAGAGTCCAAACGCAGGAGCATTAAGGTTTCTCAGAGTGAGGTGAAGCTTTTTACAAAACACGTTCGTCTGAATCCAAAGAAAAGTCCAGCTGAAGATAACAAGGATTGGAATGCAGCATTAAAGAATACCAAAGGTGACGAAAAGGATACACCCGAAACAGAGAATGATGGCAG AGTACACACCCCAAAGAAGGCTGATGAAGAGCGTAAGCCAACGACTGGCAGGATTGCGGATAAAATCAGCCTTTTTgagaagcagcagcaacaacctACGGGTGGCCACAATCAGACCTTCCGAATCCCGAGGAGTGCTGATGTGTCGCCAAATAGAAAACCCACCGAGCGGTTGAAAGTGGATTTTCTTGCATCTGATCAGAGGTCAAGATCAGCTGAACGTTACAGCGCGGAACAGCCACCTGTCATGGAAAAGCCGATGACCATCAAGGAGCGGGTGCGGAAATTTACAGAGGCGTCTGCGTCGGAGGATAAATCTGCGCAGCCTCAAACACCGGCCGTGAAAGGAATGTCTCACAAATCCACCTCGTCTGTGGCAGACGTTACGTCAAAGTCTCCAGAACTGGACAGTCAAGGTAAACTGGATACAAAAGAGCTGATACAGACAAAAGCAGTGTCAAAGATAGCACTAAAACCAGAAGGACGAGATACGACTCCTTTAGGGGAGCAGACGTCCATCCCCGCAGTACAACAAACAGACCAGAAAACAAAGGAAACGGTGGTCTCAGAAGCAACAGTTCAAGGTACGAAACCCAACAGCAATGAAACAGATCCTCCAGCTGAAGAACTAGGCAATTCCACAGAAGTGACCAATAACATTAGCCCACCTCCCAAAGGCCCTAGCAGAACAGGCTCCCGCTCTAAAAGACGGAAAAATAAAGAACCAACCAGTCCCATCAGTCCAAGCATTCAAAACAAACCAGAGTGCTCTGCGAGTAAGTCAAAGGTCACCACTACAAAACCTGATAAGAGTGATGAAACAAATGAGACTGCCTCTGCTCCCAAACAGCTTTCAGAAAAAGAGCCATCTCGAGTTCAAAGAAGAAAATCTGACGAACAGCCACTGAGCGATAGCCAACAGAAGGAATTTAAAAAGGAAGTGGAGGTATCCGATAAACAGGAGAAACAGTTAGATGCTTCATTTAAAAAGGCGAATATTCACCAGTCAGTAAACACACCAGCAGGATTACCTCAACCATCTGTCAGCAAAGATGAACCTGATACTGCTGCTTGTAGCAGCACAACAAAGGTGCCCGCTAACAAGGACTCCATTGATTTACcccaaaaagaggaagaagcagagagacaaagtctgacatttaaaatggaaagaaaaaaggcCTCTGTGGAAGTCACAGAACCTTTAGTTTCCCCCCAATCACCTTTGGTTGAACCAACTATTGAGAAGCCTTCTGCAGTGGAGCAGGAGTCACCTGTTAAACTTCCCAAATTAGATAAAGAATTTTCAGTGCAACTTGAGtcaaaagataaagaaaaagggaagaaacctagtaaaaaagaaacacagcaacCTCAGAACAAGGACACAGAACTAATAACTCACACTGAACCTGCAGATGTGGTGAGATTAGAGAAGGTGGTGagtgaaaaaacaaatcagactGAGGAGAAAGTTGAAGAAAAACCACAGCAGCGCCTGCCTCTAGATGAAAGTACCGCAAAGGCCAAGGTTTCACACAGTGTGCAGGCGATCACAGGGAAAGAGGAAAGTGTTGCAAGGgatgatgaaagaaaaaatcCCGAAAGAAAGGAGGAGACACAACTGGTTAAAGACATGATAAGACCAGAAACTAAAGAACCAGAACCAGCTTCTCAGTCAGAAAAGAGCAGCGGCTCATCAGATCTCCCTGCTCAAACACAACATCTCAATCAGTCGGTGACTACACCttcagaaaaagctgctgtttgtACCATCACCCAGGCTAATGAGGCTGTGAGTGGCGCCAAGAGTGATAAAGAGCTTGGGAAGGTAGAGACGCTTATAAATGGGCCTTCTGAGTTGCAGACTCATTCTGCAGAAAGCCCCAGAACAGAAGGAGAGCCAGTGGTGATTGCACAGCCTAATTCTGCATCTGTGGAAAAAGCAGAGAATTCACAGGATGACTCATGTACACATGGAGCTAATGATTCAGAGTTCTCCAGCACAAATCCTATTACCAAAGCAGCTACGGCCAGTGAGGAAGTGAAGGCAAAAGTCTCTAATGACACTCCATTGTCACTCACTGACATGACACATAGGCAAAACAAAGAATCATATGTGGAAGAGCCTTCTCCTATTTCTGTCTGCAAATCTGCAAACAAAGAGAGAGGTGGGCAGGAAGATGGGGAAAAAAGCTCAACTGTCAAATCAGTGGCCTCAGAAGTCAGTACCTCTGGAGATATAACGAACCTAGCCTCCAGCCACACACTGTCTGATGAATCAAAAAATATAGAGAATGGCAGCGATATTACTTCACTCAGGGATGCtgaaaacataacacagagcCGCCCTGATAGCACTGCTGCTAGCTCCACAGTGAATGTGACCGAGAATTCAGCTGTGGTGGCATTGCATTTGCCAGTGAATGAACTTTCATCTCATATCAATCGTGACATTTCCACACATTCAGAAGTCAAGCCAGTTAAAAAGGAGCCTGTTGATAACAATCTGAGACAGTCTTCAAAAGCACCCACTTCCCCAGAGTCTAACAGGCTGATCCCAGGCTCAATACAGCATTCATCCATGAAGAAGCTCCAATTGCCACGGGGTCTAGGCAAAGATGACTCCTCGAAACAGCAAGATGCCCCCTCTAGCTGGCTGGATGTGGACTTCCCCAAATGGAAACTTAAAGTCCAGGAGCAAAAGCTGACTTCTTCTGGAAGTGAGAGCAATCTTCTGGACACTCCTGGCGAGCTAGATGATGATGATTTCGTTGAGAGAATCAAGAAACTTTGTGCCCCATTTTCCCTCCCACCACGGAAGCACAACCACCTCCGACCACCTCAGCCCCCATTTGCAATGCCAGCCATTAAGGAGGACCGCTTTGAGAAGACTTTTGACCCAGAGGAGTTTACATTTGGCTTGAGAAAAAAGCCCGAGTTTAACATAAACACATCACTGAGCCTTTTATCCAAGAACCCAAACACAGATACAAAATCTGTCCTGAAGCCTGCCAGGGTTAGCTTTGCAGACAAGAGCATGCTGCTTAATAGCCTAGACACACACTCTCGCCTCAGGGACAAAACCCCTGTCaaggaagaggaggacgtgAAGGAACAGAAAGATGATCAAATCAAGGTGAAGTCTCGCTTGGAGGGGAGCTGCGTTCTGAGTAGTCTCACCTCCCTTTACAGAGGAAAGCGAAATGGATTTCAAGCCGAGACAGAGGGCACTGGCTCAGGAAATGCATCGCCTACTGAAGCCTCCGAGCTGAGCCCTCCACCTTCGTCCCAGCCACCCCCACCAAGCCCGTCAGCCACAGCTTCAATCAAAGACACTCTAGCCAAGCAGAGTGAAGAGGAAACCCGTGCTGCAGAGGCTGTGGTTAGTGACTCAGGTCCTCCACTTCCTTCTTTTAACGACATCAAACTGCCTGACTATTTAGAGAAGTACCTCCCAAGAGATCAAGTAAAGCCAATGCAGAGCATACAAGGACAGGATCAAGTCAAACCAGAG TTAATTAAGAAAATGGCCACTCCTGTTGCTGGAGATGAAGCAGACAGCGTTGCAAAACCAGGTCCGGTGCTTCCTGACACTGCTGCTCCATGCTTTCCTGTTGTTCCTCCAACAAAACAACCAACCCTCCCCGAACTAAAGCAGCCTCCGGCTCAGCCGCAGGGAGTACTTAGAAGTAAT ATAAGAACTGTGAAGGGATTTCACAAACGCCCTGGAAAG ATGGTGCTGTTTGAAAAACCTCAGTTCAGTGGCCAGGCATATGAGATTTACAGGGATATACCAGATGCTACATCTCTGCAGCTCTCGCCTTTCATATCTGTGAAGGTTGTTAGAGGATG CTGGATGCTGTATGAGAAGCCTGACTTTCAGGGCCGCACCATCGCCTTGGAGGAGGGGAGCACAGAATTGGCAAACGATTGGGCAGAGCCTCAAGTGGGGACAGAACCGCACAACAGCCCGCCAATGGTGATCGGCTCTATTCGACTTGCTGTCAGG GATTACAGCATCCCCCGTATTGATCTGTTTACTGAACCCGAAGGCCACGGCAGAGTAACACCATACCACGACGACACAATAGAAACTGGCTCATTCGGCATCCCACTGAGTACTGCTTCCATTCAAGTGCACTCTGGGGT GTGGCTGCTTTTCAGTGATCCAGGGTTTGAGGGCATGGTGTCTGTCCTGGAAACAGGAACATACCCTTTTCCTGAGACCTGGGGCTTCCCGTCACCCTTCGTGGGATCTCTTAGGCCACTTAAAATG GGTGGTTTCAAAGTGGAGAATCCCAGTGAAGTCAAG GCTGTTCTATATGAGAAGCCCGGCTTTGAAGGCTCCTGTATGGAAGTTGACGGtgaaattttcagcttttgcgAGAGTGAAGGAGATGTTCCTGCAGACCTTGACACAATGAAACTGAAGTCCGTGGGCTCTTTGAAGATCATTGGAGGATT CTGGGTGGGCTACAGCGAGTCTGGGTTCGAGggtcagcagcacatcctgGAGGAAGGCGAGTACCTGGAGTGCAGTGACTGGGGTGGCTCAGAACTTCTGTCATTGCGACCGATACTGTCT GATTTCATGTCTCCACACCTCAAAATGTTCAGCGACAGAGATTTTGGCAAGCTGGGGATGAACATTGACCTCACAGTGCCTGTTATTAACGTGGATGAGACGGGCTATGGCATGAAGACGCAGTCTATTGATGTTGTCGGTGGTGT cTGGGTTGTGTTTGAAGAGCCAGGCTTTTGTGGCGAGCCTTATGTCCTGGAAAAAGGCCTGTATGGAAGCCCAGAGGACTGGGGGGCACTGCAGCACAGAGTTGGCTCAACAATGCCTGTCATGCTG gaTGATTTTGAGAACACATCCAAATTTAAG GTGCAGCTTTTCTCTGATCCAGGTTTTAAGGgctctgtcctcactctggaggACAGTGTGGCCTCCCTGCAGGATGGTTTCTCTGTGGCCTCCTGCAAGGTTCTAGCTGGCAG CTGGATAGCTTTTGAGGGCCAAGACTTCACTTGCAGGATGTATGTGTTAGAAGTGGGAAACTACCCAGATCTGAGATCAATGGGCTGTGTCAGTGCAAGCTCCTCCATCCTGTCACTACAGACTGTTGGCTTT GAGTTCTCACTTCCATCCATCACTCTTTTTGAGCGATGTGGTCTGCGTGGGAAGAGGGTGGTCCTAACGGACGGATCAGTCAACCTCCAGCTGGCCGGAGGATGTGGCAGAGTCCAGTCTGTGCTGGTGGAAGGAGGCCT GTGGGTGCTATACGAGGGAATCAACTATCGGGGTGCTCAGATTTTGCTAAATCCTGGAGAGGTGCTCGACTGGCGGAAACACAGCAACTGGCAGAAAATTGGATCGCTCCGCCCTCTTATACAG AAGCAAGTGCACTTCCGTTTAAGGAACAGACAGACGGGGCTAATGATGTCGGTGACCGGGGATTTAGATGATGTCAAACTGCTACGGATacaagaaacagaagaaacGGATGGTTTGGAGCAGATTTGGTTCTACCAGAATGGACACCTACACTGCAAG CTCTTGGAGGAGTGCTGCCTAAGTCCCAGTGGTAGCGTGACAATTGCAGGAAGCCGTGTGGGTCTCACTCCAGACCCAGATGACCAAATCCACCTCTGGAGCATCACTCCGGAGGGCTTTATTCGCTATGTCCTCAACTCTGATCTAGTCCTGGAAGTCAAAG GTGGTCATCTTTATGACAAAAACCAAGTGATTCTGAACACACCTGATGCAAGTAAACTACATCAGAGGTGGGATGTGGAGATTATATGA